A single region of the Vicia villosa cultivar HV-30 ecotype Madison, WI linkage group LG4, Vvil1.0, whole genome shotgun sequence genome encodes:
- the LOC131599126 gene encoding protein ENHANCED DISEASE RESISTANCE 2-like isoform X1, with the protein MFEYFGWVYHLGVNSIGREYCHLRFLFIRGKCVSMYKRDPHENPGIKPIRQGVIGPTLMVEELGRRKVNNGDFYVIRFYNRLDETRKGEVACATAGEAQRWMEAFDQAKNQAEHELSTGVSARERLNMETEINLEAHRPRVRRYASGLRKLIRIGQGPETLLRLSSKVFGSSDGFEGDTGDAFEAHQWKCVRTMSGIRIFEDITSHKNGKGVLAKSVGVIDATADSVFEVFLNTDRRKRYEWDMLMGDLELVESYDGHYDVVYGTYDPKYLTRWHSKRDFIFSRQWFHAQDGTYTILQFPAIHKKKTPRIGYRRTKINPSTWEIRNLNTPMGSNLPRCLVTHTLEIHSTNWHRWKNSQCTKFEKSIPYALLCQVAGLKEYIGANPALHQQDTVTVVHSKISSISLSRAEYENAEVQEEFYDAVASDSSTSDEESDEDDNLENKDRKVKLKNISWAMTALPLKRTSAPNHCKELDADVNPIQIDASDFHGSLRKGNDDNDTNCWTTPSGEGFKIRGKNYLKDNSKVVGGDPLLKLVAIDWLTVDKPLDKVALHGKSMVQSEAGKKLPFILVFNLQIPAKPNYSLVLYYASERPINKDSLLAKFLDGDDMFRDSRFKLIPSIVEGYWMVKRAVGTKACLLGKAVNCKYFKQDNFLEIDVDIGSSSVARSVVGLVLGYVTSLVVDLAILIEAKEESELPEYVLGTVRLNRVRLESAVPFGV; encoded by the exons ATGTTTGAGTATTTCGGTTGGGTTTATCACCTTGGCGTGAATTCAATTGGCCGTGAATATTGTCACCTTCGTTTCCTCTTCATTAGAGGCAAATGTGTTTCCATGTACAAACGTGATCCTCATGAGAACCCTGGCATT AAACCTATTAGGCAAGGTGTCATTGGTCCCACACTCATGGTAGAGGAGCTTGGCCGTCGAAAGGTTAACAATGGG GATTTTTATGTCATACGCTTTTACAATCGATTAGACGAGACCAGAAAAGGAGAA GTTGCTTGTGCTACGGCTGGGGAAGCACAAAGATGGATGGAAGCATTTGACCAAGCCAAGAACCAG GCTGAGCATGAGCTGTCAACAGGAGTCAGTGCGAGAGAAAGACTAAACATGGAAACTGA GATCAATCTAGAAGCACATCGACCTAGAGTGAGGCGCTATGCATCTGGGCTGAGGAAGCTTATAAGAATTGGCCAAG GCCCAGAGACACTTCTAAGGCTATCATCAAAGGTTTTTGGTAGTTCAGATGGGTTTGAAGGGGATACTGGAGATGCATTTGAGGCACATCAGTGGAAATGTGTTCGAACAATGTCCG GTATTAGAATTTTTGAGGATATTACTAGCCACAAG AATGGTAAGGGTGTCCTCGCTAAATCGGTTGGTGTTATTGATGCAACTGCAGATagtgtttttgaagtgtttttaaaCACTGACCGGAGGAAAAGATATGA GTGGGATATGTTGATGGGTGACTTGGAGCTAGTAGAATCTTACGATGGACATTACGATGTCGTTTATGGGACATATGATCCCAAGTATCTAACTAG ATGGCACTCGAAGCGGGATTTTATATTCTCTAGGCAATGGTTTCATGCTCAAGATGGAACATACA CTATATTGCAATTTCCAGCAATACATAAGAAAAAGACACCGAGAATAGGCTATCGACGTACAAAAATTAATC CATCTACATGGGAGATTAGAAATTTGAACACACCAATGGGATCGAATCTACCAAGATGTCTAGTGACGCACACATTAGAGATACACTCTACAAACTGGCATCGATGGAAGAACAGCCAGTGCACAAAATTTGAGAAGAGCATCCCTTATGCATTGTTGTGTCAAGTGGCAG GTCTAAAGGAATATATCGGAGCCAATCCAGCACTCCACCAACAAGATACTGTTACAGTTGTTCATTCCAAAATCTCTAGTATTTCTTTGTCCAGAGCTGAATATGAAAATGCAGAAGTCCAGGAGGAATTTTATGATGCAGTGGCTTCTGATTCATCGACTTCAGATGAAGAAAGTGACGAAGATGACAATCTTGAGAATAAG GATCGAAAGGTCAAACTAAAGAATATTTCATGGGCCATGACAGCTTTACCTTTGAAGCGAACATCAG CTCCAAATCACTGCAAAGAATTAGATGCTGATGTAAATCCTATACAAATTGATGCCAGTGATTTTCATGGTTCTTTGCGCAAAGGAAATGATGACAATGATACAAACTGTTGGACGACTCCTAGTGGTGAAGGATTTAAGATTAGAGGAAAAAACTATCTAAAAGATAATTCTAAG GTAGTTGGAGGAGATCCTCTTCTCAAGCTCGTAGCAATTGATTGGCTAACGGTTGATAAACCTCTAGATAAAGTTGCACTGCATGGTAAAAGTATGGTTCAG AGCGAAGCTGGGAAAAAGCTTCCATTTATCCTTGTATTTAATCTCCAG ATTCCAGCTAAACCAAACTACAGTTTGGTTCTGTATTACGCATCCGAAAGACCTATAAACAAAGACTCTCTATTGGCTAAGTTTTTGGATGGAGATGACATGTTTCGAGACTCAAGATTCAAACTAATTCCAAGTATTGTTGAG GGATATTGGATGGTCAAGAGAGCTGTTGGAACAAAAGCTTGCCTACTGGGGAAGGCTGTGAATTGTAAATACTTCAAACAAGATAACTTTTTGGAG ATAGATGTGGATATTGGATCATCCTCGGTAGCCAGGAGTGTTGTTGGCCTTGTTCTGGGATATGTCACAAGTCTAGTCGTTGACCTTGCAATTTTAATAGAG GCAAAAGAAGAGTCAGAGCTGCCAGAGTATGTTCTTGGAACTGTTCGATTAAATCGCGTTAGACTTGAATCTGCTGTACCTTTTGGAGTTTGA
- the LOC131599126 gene encoding protein ENHANCED DISEASE RESISTANCE 2-like isoform X2, with amino-acid sequence MCFHKPIRQGVIGPTLMVEELGRRKVNNGDFYVIRFYNRLDETRKGEVACATAGEAQRWMEAFDQAKNQAEHELSTGVSARERLNMETEINLEAHRPRVRRYASGLRKLIRIGQGPETLLRLSSKVFGSSDGFEGDTGDAFEAHQWKCVRTMSGIRIFEDITSHKNGKGVLAKSVGVIDATADSVFEVFLNTDRRKRYEWDMLMGDLELVESYDGHYDVVYGTYDPKYLTRWHSKRDFIFSRQWFHAQDGTYTILQFPAIHKKKTPRIGYRRTKINPSTWEIRNLNTPMGSNLPRCLVTHTLEIHSTNWHRWKNSQCTKFEKSIPYALLCQVAGLKEYIGANPALHQQDTVTVVHSKISSISLSRAEYENAEVQEEFYDAVASDSSTSDEESDEDDNLENKDRKVKLKNISWAMTALPLKRTSAPNHCKELDADVNPIQIDASDFHGSLRKGNDDNDTNCWTTPSGEGFKIRGKNYLKDNSKVVGGDPLLKLVAIDWLTVDKPLDKVALHGKSMVQSEAGKKLPFILVFNLQIPAKPNYSLVLYYASERPINKDSLLAKFLDGDDMFRDSRFKLIPSIVEGYWMVKRAVGTKACLLGKAVNCKYFKQDNFLEIDVDIGSSSVARSVVGLVLGYVTSLVVDLAILIEAKEESELPEYVLGTVRLNRVRLESAVPFGV; translated from the exons ATGTGTTTCCAT AAACCTATTAGGCAAGGTGTCATTGGTCCCACACTCATGGTAGAGGAGCTTGGCCGTCGAAAGGTTAACAATGGG GATTTTTATGTCATACGCTTTTACAATCGATTAGACGAGACCAGAAAAGGAGAA GTTGCTTGTGCTACGGCTGGGGAAGCACAAAGATGGATGGAAGCATTTGACCAAGCCAAGAACCAG GCTGAGCATGAGCTGTCAACAGGAGTCAGTGCGAGAGAAAGACTAAACATGGAAACTGA GATCAATCTAGAAGCACATCGACCTAGAGTGAGGCGCTATGCATCTGGGCTGAGGAAGCTTATAAGAATTGGCCAAG GCCCAGAGACACTTCTAAGGCTATCATCAAAGGTTTTTGGTAGTTCAGATGGGTTTGAAGGGGATACTGGAGATGCATTTGAGGCACATCAGTGGAAATGTGTTCGAACAATGTCCG GTATTAGAATTTTTGAGGATATTACTAGCCACAAG AATGGTAAGGGTGTCCTCGCTAAATCGGTTGGTGTTATTGATGCAACTGCAGATagtgtttttgaagtgtttttaaaCACTGACCGGAGGAAAAGATATGA GTGGGATATGTTGATGGGTGACTTGGAGCTAGTAGAATCTTACGATGGACATTACGATGTCGTTTATGGGACATATGATCCCAAGTATCTAACTAG ATGGCACTCGAAGCGGGATTTTATATTCTCTAGGCAATGGTTTCATGCTCAAGATGGAACATACA CTATATTGCAATTTCCAGCAATACATAAGAAAAAGACACCGAGAATAGGCTATCGACGTACAAAAATTAATC CATCTACATGGGAGATTAGAAATTTGAACACACCAATGGGATCGAATCTACCAAGATGTCTAGTGACGCACACATTAGAGATACACTCTACAAACTGGCATCGATGGAAGAACAGCCAGTGCACAAAATTTGAGAAGAGCATCCCTTATGCATTGTTGTGTCAAGTGGCAG GTCTAAAGGAATATATCGGAGCCAATCCAGCACTCCACCAACAAGATACTGTTACAGTTGTTCATTCCAAAATCTCTAGTATTTCTTTGTCCAGAGCTGAATATGAAAATGCAGAAGTCCAGGAGGAATTTTATGATGCAGTGGCTTCTGATTCATCGACTTCAGATGAAGAAAGTGACGAAGATGACAATCTTGAGAATAAG GATCGAAAGGTCAAACTAAAGAATATTTCATGGGCCATGACAGCTTTACCTTTGAAGCGAACATCAG CTCCAAATCACTGCAAAGAATTAGATGCTGATGTAAATCCTATACAAATTGATGCCAGTGATTTTCATGGTTCTTTGCGCAAAGGAAATGATGACAATGATACAAACTGTTGGACGACTCCTAGTGGTGAAGGATTTAAGATTAGAGGAAAAAACTATCTAAAAGATAATTCTAAG GTAGTTGGAGGAGATCCTCTTCTCAAGCTCGTAGCAATTGATTGGCTAACGGTTGATAAACCTCTAGATAAAGTTGCACTGCATGGTAAAAGTATGGTTCAG AGCGAAGCTGGGAAAAAGCTTCCATTTATCCTTGTATTTAATCTCCAG ATTCCAGCTAAACCAAACTACAGTTTGGTTCTGTATTACGCATCCGAAAGACCTATAAACAAAGACTCTCTATTGGCTAAGTTTTTGGATGGAGATGACATGTTTCGAGACTCAAGATTCAAACTAATTCCAAGTATTGTTGAG GGATATTGGATGGTCAAGAGAGCTGTTGGAACAAAAGCTTGCCTACTGGGGAAGGCTGTGAATTGTAAATACTTCAAACAAGATAACTTTTTGGAG ATAGATGTGGATATTGGATCATCCTCGGTAGCCAGGAGTGTTGTTGGCCTTGTTCTGGGATATGTCACAAGTCTAGTCGTTGACCTTGCAATTTTAATAGAG GCAAAAGAAGAGTCAGAGCTGCCAGAGTATGTTCTTGGAACTGTTCGATTAAATCGCGTTAGACTTGAATCTGCTGTACCTTTTGGAGTTTGA
- the LOC131599126 gene encoding protein ENHANCED DISEASE RESISTANCE 2-like isoform X3 has product MVEELGRRKVNNGDFYVIRFYNRLDETRKGEVACATAGEAQRWMEAFDQAKNQAEHELSTGVSARERLNMETEINLEAHRPRVRRYASGLRKLIRIGQGPETLLRLSSKVFGSSDGFEGDTGDAFEAHQWKCVRTMSGIRIFEDITSHKNGKGVLAKSVGVIDATADSVFEVFLNTDRRKRYEWDMLMGDLELVESYDGHYDVVYGTYDPKYLTRWHSKRDFIFSRQWFHAQDGTYTILQFPAIHKKKTPRIGYRRTKINPSTWEIRNLNTPMGSNLPRCLVTHTLEIHSTNWHRWKNSQCTKFEKSIPYALLCQVAGLKEYIGANPALHQQDTVTVVHSKISSISLSRAEYENAEVQEEFYDAVASDSSTSDEESDEDDNLENKDRKVKLKNISWAMTALPLKRTSAPNHCKELDADVNPIQIDASDFHGSLRKGNDDNDTNCWTTPSGEGFKIRGKNYLKDNSKVVGGDPLLKLVAIDWLTVDKPLDKVALHGKSMVQSEAGKKLPFILVFNLQIPAKPNYSLVLYYASERPINKDSLLAKFLDGDDMFRDSRFKLIPSIVEGYWMVKRAVGTKACLLGKAVNCKYFKQDNFLEIDVDIGSSSVARSVVGLVLGYVTSLVVDLAILIEAKEESELPEYVLGTVRLNRVRLESAVPFGV; this is encoded by the exons ATGGTAGAGGAGCTTGGCCGTCGAAAGGTTAACAATGGG GATTTTTATGTCATACGCTTTTACAATCGATTAGACGAGACCAGAAAAGGAGAA GTTGCTTGTGCTACGGCTGGGGAAGCACAAAGATGGATGGAAGCATTTGACCAAGCCAAGAACCAG GCTGAGCATGAGCTGTCAACAGGAGTCAGTGCGAGAGAAAGACTAAACATGGAAACTGA GATCAATCTAGAAGCACATCGACCTAGAGTGAGGCGCTATGCATCTGGGCTGAGGAAGCTTATAAGAATTGGCCAAG GCCCAGAGACACTTCTAAGGCTATCATCAAAGGTTTTTGGTAGTTCAGATGGGTTTGAAGGGGATACTGGAGATGCATTTGAGGCACATCAGTGGAAATGTGTTCGAACAATGTCCG GTATTAGAATTTTTGAGGATATTACTAGCCACAAG AATGGTAAGGGTGTCCTCGCTAAATCGGTTGGTGTTATTGATGCAACTGCAGATagtgtttttgaagtgtttttaaaCACTGACCGGAGGAAAAGATATGA GTGGGATATGTTGATGGGTGACTTGGAGCTAGTAGAATCTTACGATGGACATTACGATGTCGTTTATGGGACATATGATCCCAAGTATCTAACTAG ATGGCACTCGAAGCGGGATTTTATATTCTCTAGGCAATGGTTTCATGCTCAAGATGGAACATACA CTATATTGCAATTTCCAGCAATACATAAGAAAAAGACACCGAGAATAGGCTATCGACGTACAAAAATTAATC CATCTACATGGGAGATTAGAAATTTGAACACACCAATGGGATCGAATCTACCAAGATGTCTAGTGACGCACACATTAGAGATACACTCTACAAACTGGCATCGATGGAAGAACAGCCAGTGCACAAAATTTGAGAAGAGCATCCCTTATGCATTGTTGTGTCAAGTGGCAG GTCTAAAGGAATATATCGGAGCCAATCCAGCACTCCACCAACAAGATACTGTTACAGTTGTTCATTCCAAAATCTCTAGTATTTCTTTGTCCAGAGCTGAATATGAAAATGCAGAAGTCCAGGAGGAATTTTATGATGCAGTGGCTTCTGATTCATCGACTTCAGATGAAGAAAGTGACGAAGATGACAATCTTGAGAATAAG GATCGAAAGGTCAAACTAAAGAATATTTCATGGGCCATGACAGCTTTACCTTTGAAGCGAACATCAG CTCCAAATCACTGCAAAGAATTAGATGCTGATGTAAATCCTATACAAATTGATGCCAGTGATTTTCATGGTTCTTTGCGCAAAGGAAATGATGACAATGATACAAACTGTTGGACGACTCCTAGTGGTGAAGGATTTAAGATTAGAGGAAAAAACTATCTAAAAGATAATTCTAAG GTAGTTGGAGGAGATCCTCTTCTCAAGCTCGTAGCAATTGATTGGCTAACGGTTGATAAACCTCTAGATAAAGTTGCACTGCATGGTAAAAGTATGGTTCAG AGCGAAGCTGGGAAAAAGCTTCCATTTATCCTTGTATTTAATCTCCAG ATTCCAGCTAAACCAAACTACAGTTTGGTTCTGTATTACGCATCCGAAAGACCTATAAACAAAGACTCTCTATTGGCTAAGTTTTTGGATGGAGATGACATGTTTCGAGACTCAAGATTCAAACTAATTCCAAGTATTGTTGAG GGATATTGGATGGTCAAGAGAGCTGTTGGAACAAAAGCTTGCCTACTGGGGAAGGCTGTGAATTGTAAATACTTCAAACAAGATAACTTTTTGGAG ATAGATGTGGATATTGGATCATCCTCGGTAGCCAGGAGTGTTGTTGGCCTTGTTCTGGGATATGTCACAAGTCTAGTCGTTGACCTTGCAATTTTAATAGAG GCAAAAGAAGAGTCAGAGCTGCCAGAGTATGTTCTTGGAACTGTTCGATTAAATCGCGTTAGACTTGAATCTGCTGTACCTTTTGGAGTTTGA